One genomic region from Muriicola soli encodes:
- a CDS encoding thioredoxin family protein, with amino-acid sequence MKQLPIVNVLQKELKEVIREAMTYDEFRELVADLAKEHGTTGPEQSEAYKNYTELNHRRMKRWDKTLKVSDAYRSKIEDYNGKVVWLVITESWCGDAAPSLPVMNKFAQINNNIELRIILRSEYPQVMDAFLTDGKRSIPKLIVINTEEFEVLGSWGPLPSQASLMAGEYKKKHGSLTAAFKEDLQQWFNADKGSNTLEDLMQLLTLK; translated from the coding sequence ATGAAACAATTACCAATAGTCAATGTTTTGCAGAAAGAGTTAAAGGAAGTTATTCGTGAAGCTATGACGTATGATGAATTTCGAGAACTAGTTGCTGATTTAGCGAAGGAGCACGGAACTACCGGGCCAGAGCAATCAGAGGCCTACAAAAACTACACCGAGCTCAACCACAGGCGCATGAAGCGATGGGACAAGACGCTTAAGGTTTCGGATGCGTACAGAAGTAAGATTGAGGACTACAACGGTAAGGTTGTATGGCTGGTGATTACCGAGAGTTGGTGCGGGGATGCCGCCCCAAGTTTGCCTGTGATGAATAAGTTCGCTCAAATTAATAATAATATTGAATTGAGGATTATTTTGCGAAGCGAGTATCCACAAGTAATGGACGCTTTCTTAACTGATGGTAAAAGATCAATTCCGAAATTAATTGTAATCAATACCGAAGAATTTGAGGTCTTGGGCAGCTGGGGCCCACTACCATCTCAAGCGAGCTTAATGGCCGGGGAATACAAAAAGAAACACGGATCGCTTACTGCAGCTTTTAAAGAGGATTTGCAGCAATGGTTTAACGCCGATAAGGGAAGCAATACCCTTGAAGACCTCATGCAATTACTTACTTTGAAATAA